A genomic region of Porticoccaceae bacterium LTM1 contains the following coding sequences:
- a CDS encoding porin, whose translation MRTNKLLTRIALGLTAITLSNFALAEEDTTELLKRLEQLQKEVDYLRQQIQKSATKQEVQEVERKVEAAAEWKQPNTLVHLAGYVDVGYSDSESQDGSFNLGTFSPIFHFQYRDLVMVESELELELEEDGETEAKLEYLTVDWFINDYVALVAGRFLSPIGQFRQNLHPSWINKLPSAPPGFGEDGAAPVSDTGFQLRGGFPIEGMKANYALFIGNGPELAAEMEVEGGDIEFELEAVEAEGFNSDKDGEKVIGGRFGLLPFNGFEVGLSYATGKATVTMIEDGDSSLLNGEAARDYDVAGIDFAWQSGGLDLRGEYVRTKVGADNGSGVAASEGAEWKSWYIQGAYRLPKKKWEIVTRFTDFNSPHKSQEQDQWSCGVNYLFTSNFIGKLSYEFNDGARQSDTDKDRLLLQMAYGF comes from the coding sequence ATGCGTACCAACAAGTTACTTACCAGAATCGCGCTGGGCCTTACCGCAATCACGCTTTCTAATTTTGCTCTTGCCGAAGAAGATACCACGGAATTGTTGAAGCGCCTTGAGCAATTACAGAAAGAAGTGGACTATCTGCGTCAGCAAATACAAAAAAGCGCTACCAAGCAGGAAGTGCAAGAGGTTGAAAGGAAGGTTGAAGCGGCGGCTGAGTGGAAACAGCCAAATACACTTGTCCACTTAGCCGGCTATGTGGATGTCGGATACTCAGATTCAGAATCTCAAGATGGGAGCTTTAACCTCGGAACCTTCTCGCCAATCTTTCATTTCCAGTATCGCGATTTAGTCATGGTGGAGTCCGAGCTGGAACTTGAGCTCGAGGAAGATGGTGAAACTGAAGCTAAACTTGAATATTTGACTGTTGACTGGTTTATCAATGACTACGTTGCTTTGGTGGCTGGTAGATTCCTTAGCCCAATAGGTCAGTTCCGCCAGAATCTGCACCCCTCCTGGATTAATAAATTGCCATCCGCTCCGCCTGGATTTGGAGAGGATGGCGCGGCGCCAGTTTCCGATACCGGATTTCAACTTCGTGGCGGATTTCCAATTGAAGGAATGAAAGCAAACTATGCGCTCTTTATCGGTAACGGACCGGAATTGGCAGCGGAAATGGAAGTGGAGGGGGGTGACATAGAATTTGAACTGGAGGCTGTTGAGGCTGAAGGATTTAATTCTGACAAGGATGGTGAAAAAGTCATTGGTGGGCGATTTGGCCTTCTCCCCTTCAATGGTTTTGAAGTAGGGCTGTCATACGCTACCGGTAAAGCCACAGTTACCATGATCGAAGATGGCGACAGCAGCCTACTAAATGGAGAAGCAGCGCGTGATTATGATGTCGCCGGTATTGATTTTGCGTGGCAAAGCGGTGGTTTGGATCTTCGCGGTGAGTATGTGCGCACAAAGGTTGGTGCTGACAATGGCAGTGGGGTAGCAGCTTCCGAAGGAGCGGAATGGAAGAGCTGGTATATCCAAGGCGCTTATCGTCTACCCAAAAAGAAATGGGAGATTGTCACTCGATTTACAGACTTTAACTCACCACATAAGAGTCAGGAACAAGACCAATGGTCCTGTGGAGTTAATTACTTGTTTACTAGTAACTTCATTGGAAAATTGAGCTATGAGTTTAACGACGGAGCAAGGCAAAGCGATACTGACAAAGATCGGCTGTTGCTCCAGATGGCTTACGGTTTCTGA
- a CDS encoding heavy metal translocating P-type ATPase: MNHQDHKSCCHIHHQESTDLKDPVCGITVTSNSKHHHQYQGEDYYFCSANCLTKFSEQPEKYLQPDIEKEERVDSSAWYSCPMHPEVRQQGPGTCPKCGMALEQETPSLEESEDHEYIDFRRRFLISLPFTAVVFVIAMFGHGRNWFPHGTQSWIELVLTTPVVLWCGLQFFVRGAQSIIHRSPNMWTLIGLGTAAAYLYSLAATIVPHWFPGSFIQGGKVNVYFEAAAVIISLTLMGQLFELKARSRTSEAIRSLLRLAPDTARRLNDDGSEEDIPLSEVREGDRLRVRPGENVPVDGEVEEGRSAVNESMLTGEPAPVSKQPGDKVIGATQNTNGSLIIRAERVGEDTTLSQIIHLVSQAQRSRAPMQRLADVVAGYFVSIVVAIALTTFIIWGVFGPEPSWIYGLINAVAVLIIACPCALGLATPMSIMVATGKGATHGVLFRDAAAIEALRTVDTLVVDKTGTLTEGRPVFKEVIPAEGFEDSVVLRLAASLDQGSEHPLAIAIVNAAREQEIKLAKVSDFDSESGIGVTGEVDGKKLALGNTALMDQHKINWKSLSADIDRLRDQGASVVYLGVGDRLAGVLAIADPVKETSRAAIELIRKEGIRVIMATGDGERTARAVGKELGIDEIHGEVKPGDKLDLIAKLQSKGRIVAMAGDGINDAPALAKANVGIAMGTGTDVAMSSAQVTLVKGDLRGIAEAIQLSRLTVRNMRQNLGFAFIYNSIGVPVAAGIAYPFFGLLLSPMIAALAMSLSSVSVVTNALRLRYK, from the coding sequence ATGAATCATCAGGACCACAAAAGCTGCTGCCACATACACCACCAAGAGTCGACTGACCTGAAGGATCCGGTTTGTGGCATAACAGTTACCAGCAACTCAAAGCATCACCATCAATACCAAGGTGAAGATTATTATTTCTGCAGCGCCAACTGTCTCACCAAGTTTTCGGAGCAGCCAGAGAAATATCTGCAACCGGATATTGAAAAGGAGGAGAGAGTTGATTCTTCAGCCTGGTATAGCTGCCCCATGCACCCGGAAGTACGTCAGCAGGGACCGGGGACATGCCCCAAATGCGGAATGGCGCTGGAACAAGAAACACCTTCCCTCGAAGAGAGTGAGGATCACGAATACATAGATTTCAGGCGGCGCTTTCTGATTAGCCTGCCATTTACAGCCGTGGTATTCGTTATAGCCATGTTTGGCCATGGCCGAAACTGGTTCCCCCATGGCACGCAGAGCTGGATAGAGCTGGTTCTTACAACACCTGTCGTACTCTGGTGCGGTCTACAATTCTTTGTTCGGGGCGCCCAATCCATCATTCATCGCAGTCCCAATATGTGGACACTGATTGGACTGGGAACGGCGGCCGCTTATCTCTACAGCCTGGCTGCCACCATAGTGCCACACTGGTTCCCAGGTTCATTCATTCAAGGTGGCAAGGTAAATGTCTATTTTGAGGCCGCTGCGGTGATTATTTCACTGACACTGATGGGGCAGCTCTTTGAGTTAAAAGCGCGTTCCAGAACCTCAGAAGCGATCAGGTCGCTTCTGCGTTTGGCACCAGATACTGCACGTCGCCTGAATGACGATGGTAGCGAAGAAGACATCCCGTTGAGCGAAGTGCGCGAAGGTGACCGGCTACGAGTTCGTCCTGGCGAAAACGTGCCCGTAGATGGAGAGGTGGAAGAGGGTCGCAGCGCGGTGAACGAATCCATGTTGACCGGGGAGCCGGCACCAGTGTCAAAGCAGCCCGGCGACAAAGTCATTGGCGCGACACAGAACACCAACGGCAGTTTGATTATTCGTGCCGAGCGGGTTGGGGAAGACACCACACTGTCGCAGATTATTCACCTGGTATCTCAGGCCCAGCGTTCAAGAGCCCCAATGCAACGACTTGCTGATGTGGTGGCTGGTTATTTTGTCTCCATCGTGGTGGCAATAGCTCTAACCACTTTCATAATCTGGGGAGTTTTCGGGCCGGAACCGAGCTGGATATACGGCCTGATCAATGCGGTTGCGGTGCTGATCATCGCCTGTCCCTGTGCGCTGGGTCTGGCAACCCCCATGTCAATCATGGTTGCAACCGGCAAGGGAGCCACACATGGGGTGCTGTTCCGCGATGCAGCTGCAATCGAGGCATTGCGAACTGTAGATACTCTCGTAGTGGATAAAACCGGAACGTTAACGGAAGGGCGCCCTGTTTTTAAAGAAGTCATACCCGCTGAAGGTTTTGAAGACTCGGTAGTTCTACGTCTTGCCGCCAGCCTTGATCAGGGCAGCGAACATCCACTCGCCATTGCGATAGTAAATGCCGCGAGAGAACAAGAAATCAAACTTGCCAAAGTCAGTGATTTTGACTCTGAATCGGGTATCGGGGTTACCGGAGAGGTTGACGGTAAAAAACTGGCACTGGGCAATACTGCCTTGATGGATCAACACAAAATCAACTGGAAGTCCTTGTCTGCTGATATTGACAGGCTACGTGATCAGGGCGCGAGTGTCGTTTATCTCGGTGTTGGTGACCGGCTAGCCGGGGTGCTGGCGATTGCCGATCCTGTTAAGGAAACCAGCCGCGCTGCTATTGAGTTGATTCGAAAAGAGGGCATACGCGTCATCATGGCTACTGGTGATGGGGAGAGGACTGCCAGAGCAGTTGGCAAGGAACTGGGTATCGACGAAATCCACGGTGAAGTTAAGCCAGGCGACAAACTCGATCTTATTGCCAAACTCCAGTCCAAAGGCCGCATAGTGGCAATGGCGGGCGACGGCATCAATGATGCACCAGCTCTTGCAAAAGCAAACGTTGGGATCGCCATGGGCACCGGAACCGACGTAGCCATGAGCAGCGCACAAGTAACACTGGTGAAAGGTGACTTGCGGGGAATCGCTGAGGCGATACAGCTATCCCGACTCACGGTACGCAATATGCGCCAGAATCTTGGATTTGCCTTCATATACAACAGCATTGGTGTGCCAGTAGCTGCGGGAATTGCCTATCCGTTTTTCGGCTTGCTGCTGTCTCCGATGATTGCTGCTTTGGCAATGAGTTTGAGTTCAGTTTCTGTGGTAACCAATGCGTTGCGCTTGAGGTACAAGTGA
- a CDS encoding c-type cytochrome, producing MNLLINSRVFPSLLRKVCIPVIGMTAALGFAADYPEKGDFTRGSKTWANNCARCHNMRNPSDLRDDQWITSTFHMRIRAGLTGQETRDILTFLQESNSKKKAANNDTGTEKNVGPISSSGSGQAIYQSSCVACHGEDGKGLLAGVPDLTDRNGSLSKADSELLKNITNGFQSTGSTLAMPPKGGNSALTDGDIKVVLKYIRETFGTK from the coding sequence ATGAATTTACTGATCAATAGCAGAGTGTTCCCAAGTCTTTTAAGAAAAGTTTGTATACCTGTGATTGGGATGACGGCAGCACTTGGCTTCGCGGCGGATTATCCTGAGAAAGGTGATTTTACACGCGGGAGTAAAACCTGGGCGAATAACTGTGCACGCTGTCATAACATGCGCAACCCAAGTGATCTTCGCGATGATCAATGGATCACCAGTACATTTCATATGCGTATTCGCGCTGGATTAACCGGTCAGGAAACCAGGGATATCTTAACCTTTTTGCAAGAATCTAATAGTAAGAAAAAGGCAGCCAACAACGATACCGGTACTGAAAAAAATGTTGGACCAATTTCAAGCTCCGGTTCCGGTCAAGCAATCTACCAGAGTAGCTGCGTAGCCTGTCACGGGGAGGATGGCAAAGGATTACTGGCGGGTGTGCCTGATTTAACGGATAGAAACGGCAGCTTAAGCAAAGCTGACTCTGAACTGTTAAAAAATATTACTAACGGATTCCAAAGCACTGGCAGCACCTTGGCTATGCCACCGAAAGGGGGGAATAGTGCGCTAACCGATGGTGATATTAAAGTAGTGCTGAAATACATCAGGGAAACGTTTGGTACTAAATGA